TCAAATTTTCTAAGCAGCACAATTAAACACAAAAGATAACATTATTCACTGGACCTCCAAGATTCTACAAAAAAGCTAAGGTtttaagagaaacaaaaaaaactgaaatctaAGGATGCATTAAATCTCACCCTATTATTTCTTAAGTGAACTAAACTACCAGATAATTGttctaattaaaattcttaatgaAAATCACATTCTGCTCTTCATTGAActagaaaaataaatcaaaatttcttaaatGATGCAAACAAACTGTTAGGTCTTGGGTTTATATTCCACGCAAGAGGAAGGCCCAAATGAACAGCAAAAAGGGAGACAAGGAAATGAGTACACCTGGCAGCTTGAAACTCAAACAGATAGCAAGTTTACAAGAATCAGTGCAACCAACCACAGTAAAGCAACAAGACACTTGTGTGAGAGGTTGATACAGACCTGAAGAGTGAGAGGTTTCTACCCAGAGAAAAGCAGACTCCTACCAGATACCAGCTCCAGAACAATAGCTCTCTCAGAACCAATATGTCGTACAATGTAGTCAGAATAGTTACCAATGTAACAGTGCAATGTAAATCActcaatataaaaaaacttcaaaattaatatattcatttcaTTCAGCAAATTTGGTTACAATTACAGAAGCATTTCTCTAATTCAATGTTACAATATTGATTTCCAGAAAATGACACAAAACAGTAACTGCACATTCTAAAACACACTTCTACAAGAGCTTGACCAAACCAACTGCTAAACCACTACAACTCTTCAAGAGGTTGTACTCTTCCTACCTATTACTTTTTCCTCAAAAACTGCTCTCTTCTATATTTCCCTTCTGCAAGTTTATATCTATTCTCCCACTCCTTTGCCTCTTTTCTGCCACTCAGGATTTGCCACCTCATCACTTGAATTTCCCATGATCAGATACAATTCCCTTGTTTCTGACCTCTATTGTTTTTTACTTGAGAGACTCTTCAAACCTGTTTGGTTGTCTTCTTCTCTTCCAGCTTGTCGGCCACATGTCACTCTCCTTCTCTTAGTCTTCTTTTTTATAGACACCTTCACCCTAACAGGTTTGGTAGTTGAGAGCAACAAAAAGGAGGAAACGCAGATTGAAGAGTCAAAGTGAATTTCAGAAGAAAATAGAGCAGGTTAGATGGGAGAGAAAGGGTCTCTCAAAGAGCCTAGGAACTGTTGTTGTGAGCTATGTTGTTTTGGCGTACAATAGTTTTATCTGTTTTGGAAATTATTGTGCAGTTGTTGAATTTGAACTTCTGTAATTAGCTTCTACAATGGTATGAACTTGAAAAGATATAACTTTTGGAATATGATAAATGAATGAAGCATTTTGTTGATATGtacttattgttaatttatagaTTAAACATGGAAATATTTGAATGAGTCATAGAGAATGGAAGAATAGTGCAATAACAGAAGATATACAATATTAGAAGTAAAACTTTATTGCAGAAATTTTGTTTACATTGTCCTGGGATTGCAATACATTTACTGAAATCTTCATTATTCTGGGGAGCTATTGCCGAATTCTGCCTAGGTATctaacaattggtatcagagcaccgATTCCAGGGATGGAGAAAGTCGACTTCATCAAAGACAATGGGCATTGGTGGATGGTCCAACGACTAACCCAATAGGAAATCCAAGAACTGACGACAAATGGAATTTGTCCTCGTTGTGATAGTAACGAAGAGTCGAACCATGACTGTAAATATAAATCATGGGTCGTTCTAGTGGTGGAAGAGGATGATCCAGATGATGAAAGCATCCTAATTGCATTCGATGGACAttcagagagaaaaaaaattgactttgGTGATTTAGTGATATGTGTATGAAATACATacaaatagggttataatagtatagttttaaagtgaattttggtctattttgtcaaattctttaagttttatttaatcttgatggcttgatcttattttgttctttgaattatatttgtagaTGATTTGGAGTCATTCAAGCCCCTTTTAGAGtggaaatggaagcttaaagaagcaaatgagaaGGGTTTACATCAAGAGGCAGAGAGTAATTATGGGCAGTCTTATGGTCATAATTGGTGCCCATAATTATTCGgcgtaaattaaaaaaaaagaaaacaaaacaaaaaatagggttaagtgacaggtataaaaagaaaattacgtCTTCTCCAAAAGGGGGAACTAAATATACAGCAGCTCaaaggatttttagagagagaaagcttcaagaaacaagtagaagagggAAGATCCAAGCTTAAAAATagaagacccaagagaatcaagattggaagaccttagagtttttcttatctctcttattatcttcttttattgattcaaaatgtctctctctccaactttatcttgtagtttgaactttacaaccatgaatagctaatttcctttgctagggtttatgatgaatctataaattctcaaggattatgtaatgggttttgatttttaattaatgatgatgaatatttgatttagcaattgtgattttaacttcttgcttAGTGTTAGGGCCCAATACCATGCTTGCTTGTAGATTTgagtgtgatattgagaaatacatacccATTTAGTTCATGCctttgctaaacctagggttttatttagagataaatataaactttttgtgggtaaattgattgtcatagaaattaatgggttttgattaacaacataccacgaaagtaggtaagcttttaatcttaacatgtctaattaaccttgagagaggaattgggtaaaataggataatcaaccattaacaattcatcttatcattgattttaattggattcgttactgatttttgagtaattgatagtgaaatcataaaccctaggcttCTCTATAATTGGTATTTCACCTTTAATTtgctaaataattattttcctttgttaatttcaatttagttagttgctttattttattatctttaattcaaaccCAATCCATAACATTTctatttctctagctaatttaaactacaaaacaagCTAGTATTCGACAACCAATCTCTGTGGGACcgacatctttctatattacttgattgattCGTATACTTGTGAGCCATTGGCAACAAGTTTTTGGCACCGTTGTCGGGGATTGGTGCTTTGttgatattagtataatttgtagtttggctagactagagttttattttgttttattttatttttgttccatttgatTTCTAGTTGtctttgttctttctttgtAGGTACTCTATTGGGTTATGACCAGATCTCAAAATCCagaattattggattttgaccCAGAAATTGAGAGAACCTTTAGAAGACGTAGAAGAGAAAGACGAGTAAGACAAAAAGTTGCCATGGAAGAGAACATCAACAATCAGCAAGCTCTTCGTGATTATGTTGTACCTACTGCACATGATGGTTATTCTAGTGTAGTGAGGCCCACTGTGGGTGCTaacaattttgagattaaacctTCTATTGTTCAGATGGTGTAACAAAACCAATTTGGAGGGTTAGAAAATGAAGATCCACATGTCCACTTGTCACGTTTCTCTCAAATATGTGACACCTTCAAAATAAATGGGGTTTCTGAAGATGCAATCAAATTGAGgctatttccattttctttgaaggATAGGGCAACATCTTGGTTGGATTCTAAGGCACTTGGTACATTCACTACTTGGCAAGCACTTTCTGAAGCTTTCCTTGCAAAATATTTTCCTCCtggtaaaacggttaaattgaaaaatgagattGCAACTTTTTACCAAAAGgatgatgagtttttatatgaagCTTGGGAAAGGTTCAAAGATCTACAGAGACAATGCCCCCATCATGGTCTGTCTGACTGGCTAGTTGTTCAAACTTTCTATAATGGTCTTTCTCACTCTTTGAAGAGTATTTTGGATGCAGCTACTAATGGGTCATTAATGGGTAAAACATCCAACGTGGCTTTGCACTTGATTGAAGAAATGGCTTCCAACAGTTGTTGATGGCCTAATGATAGAGCTAGTCAAAGAAGACATTTGGAAGTACATAAAGTGGATGGAATTACTATGGTGAATGCTAAGTTGGATGcattgacaaagaaatttgAGAGATTAGATATGAAGGTTGTAAGAACTTCTAGTTGTGAGAATTGTGGAGGGGATCATGCAAACTTTGAATACCAAATGGGTACCCACTATGCACATGAGCCTACAAATGAGCAAGTTAATTTTCTCAATTACAACCAAAGGAGACAGGGTAATCCTTACTCAAATACATATAACCCAGGTTGGAGGAACCACCCAAACTTTGCATGGTCAAACCAAGCCAATACTTCAAACCCAAACCAGAATTTTAGGCAGCCACCTCCAAGGTTCCAAGCTAGAAACACTAACCCCCAACCTTTACATCATCCTCAGCCTCCTCAAgagcaaaaatcaaatctagaaTTGATGATAGCGAATTTCATTCTTGCCCAAAAACAAAAGGCCAATGCTCAAGATGAAGCAATTAGACAACTTACTGCTAAGGTGGATCAATTGGCCACACATAATAAGATGCTTGAAGTACAATTGGGGCAACAAGCAAGTACTTCCAATTCTAGGGAAATGGAAAAGCTACCTAGCCAACCTCAAAATCCAAGGGAGCATTGTAAGGCAATTGTCACCAGGAGTGGTAAACAATTAGGTGAACCTATAAGCAAGGTTGAAAATGAGCTTGATGAGTAAAAGGACGTTGAAAAGTCTAGTGAAGAAGATACATTAGAGAAAAAGGTTGAGGGAAATATCCAAGAAGCCCCTGAAAAGCAAGTTCCATCAAAAACATATTCAACACCTTTGCCTTTTCCTCAAAGGTTCCAAAAGGCAAAGCTTGATCAACAGTTTGGAAAGTTTTTGGATGTTTTCAAGCAGATACATCTCAATGTTCCTCTTATGGAGGCTATAACTCAAATGTCGGCGTATGCTAAGTTTTCAAAGATATCCTctcaaataaaaggaaacttgaagaatttgaaatggTGGCTCTTTCAGAGGAATGCAGTGccattttacaaaataagtTGCCACCAAAGCTTAAGGATCCAGGGAGTTTTTCTATTCCTTGTGTAGTTGGTAAAGAATCTTTTGAAAAAGCTTTATGTGATCTTGGTGCAAGTATAAGTCTATTGTCTTTATCTATTTGCAGGAGATTGGAGCTCGGAGAATTAAAACCTACAACAGTGACCTTGCAATTGGCAGATAGATCCATAAAGTATCCTTCAGCGATAATGGAAAATGTGCTAATTAaagttggaaaattttatatCCCTATAGACTTTATGGTTTTGGAAATAGAAGAGGATATTCAAGTTCCTCTTATTCTGGGAAGACCATTCTTAGCCACAGCAGGAGCAATCATTGatgttaaaaatggaaaactcaCTTTTGAGATTACAGAAGAGAAAGTAGAGTTCAATGTTTTTCGAATGTCAAAGCAACCTAATATTGTGAATTCTTGTTGTAGGGTTGACATTATTGATGATTGCGTGAAAGAAGTCTTTATCAAGAAATACCCTGAGGATCCACTCGAGTCATGCATTATTCACGGAACTTtaatcaaagatgaaaatatggAAATTGCAGCTTATGCTCAGCTTATGGAAGCAAATCCTAAGGCTACTcccattttgaatttcaagtatgAAGAACTCGAGACAGGTAACcgttctcttctttctcttaaaGCGGAAGATGCAACTAAGATAGATCTTAAACCACTTCCTGCTAATTTGAGGTATGCTTTTCTTCGCCCTAATTCTACTTATCCTGTGAttataaatgttgaattaaatGATGACCAAGAAGATAAGTTGCTTAGGGAACTTAGAGCATATAGAAAAATCATTGGTTATAACATTTATGATATCAAGGGAATAAGCCCTACCATTTGCATGCATCGCATCCATATGCTTGATGATTTCAAACCTACCATTGaacatcaaagaaaattgaatcttATCATGAAAGAGGTAGTGAGAAATGAAGTCATTAAATTGTTGGATGCAGGGATTATTTATCCCATTTCTAATAGCTCATAGGTAAGTCCAGTACATGTGGTACCAAAGAAAGGGGGTATGACTGTTGTCAAGAATGAGAATAATGATTTAATACCAACTAGGATAGTCACAGGGTGGAGgatgtgtattgattatagaAAGCTTAATAGTGCCACCCGTAAAGATCACTTTCCCCTTCCTTTCATTGATCAAGTTTTGGAGAGACTAGCAAACTATTCTTACTTTTGCTATCTAGATGGGTATTCGGGATTCTTTCAAATCCCCATTCACCTGGAAGACCAAGAAAAGACCACATTCGCATGCCCTTATGACACATTTGCCTATAGGCGTATGCCTTTTGGTTTTTGCAATGTACCTGCTACCTTTTAAAGATGTATGATGTCTATATTTTCTGATTTTGTTGAGTGAATTATGGAAGtgtttatggatgatttttctGTGTATGGAACATCCTTTGATGATTGTTTGCTTAACTTATCTAAGGTTTTACAGAGGTGCGAAGAAGTCAATTTAGTGCTTAATTGGGAGAAATGCCATTTTATGGTGAAAGAAGGGATAGTTCTTGGGCATAGAGTCTCACAAAGAGGGATTGAAGTAGACAAAGCAAAAGTAGAAGTAATTGAGAAGATGCCTCCACCAATATCAGTAAAAGGAGTTTGGAGTTTTCTTGGCCATGCTGGATTCTATAAGCGTTTCATtaaggatttttcaaaaattgctaGACCTTTGTCTAATTTACTTGCTAAAGATGTTCCTTTTAACTTTGACCAACATTGTCTTGATTCTTTTTTCAGGTTAAAAGACGCATTGATTTCAGCCCCCATTATGCAACCACCAGATTGGAGTTTACCTTTTGAAGTAATGTGTGATGCTAGTGACTTCGTGGTAGGGGCAGTTTTGGGGCAAAGGAAAGACAAAAAGGTTTATGCAATTTACTACGCTAGTCACACTTTGAATGAAGCACAAGTTAATTATGCCACCACTGAGAAAGAACTTCTTGTAGTTGTGTTTGCTTTTGATAAGTTCAGGTCTTATTTAGTGGGGTCTAAGGTCATAGTCTATACAGATCATTCAGCCATTAAATATCTcctaaataaaaaagattcaaaaccGAGGTTGATTAGATAGATATTGCTTCTTCAAGAGTTTGACTTAGAGATCAAGGATAAAAAGAGAATAGAAAATGTTGTTGCTGATCATTTGTCCCATTTGGAGCAAGATAAGTATAGAGGTTTTGACAAAAGTCTACTTATTGATGACTCTTTTCCAAACGAACAACTTTTAGAGATATCTCATTGGGTTGTACCATGGTATGCAGATTATGTGAATTATCTTGTGTATGGTGTATTACCACCAGAGATGAATcaccaacaaaagaaaaagttcttgTGGGAGGTGAAAAACTACTATTGGGAAGAGTCACTGCTTTACAAAAGATGTTTTGATAGGATTGTGCAACGATGCTTACCATAAGATGAGATGGAAAGTGTTCTAACCCATTGTCATTCTCTTGAATGTGGAGGTCATTTTAGTGCCACTAAGACAGCAGCTAAGGTGCTCCAATGTGGGTTCTATTGGCCAACTATTTTTCAAGATGCGAGGAAATTTGTTTTAACATGTGATAGGTGCCAAAGAACTGGAAACATTTCAAGGAGGAATGAAATGCCTTTGAACAGTATacttgagattgaaatttttgatgtgTGGAGCATTGACTTCATGGGGCCATTTCCTATGTCTTATaggaataaatatatcttagttGTTGTAGATTATGTTTCTAAATGGGTTGAGGCACTAGCAAGTCCATCTAATGATGCTAGGGTTGTGGTGAGGTTcttaaagaaatatatcttCACAAGATTTGGGACTCCATGAGCTATTATTAGTGATGGTGATTCTCACTTTTGTAATCACCTATTTGGgcaattattaaagaaatacggAGTTACCCATAAAGTTGCAACACCATACCACCCTCAAACTAGCGGGCAAGTTGAGATTTCTAATAAGGAGATCAAGAACATACTTGAGAAAACCGTAAGTGCTTTAAGGAAAGATTGGAGTTTGAGATTGGATGATGTGCTTTGGGCATACCGCACAGCCTTTAAAACTCCCATTGGTACATCCCCTTTTCGCCTTGTCTACGATAAGTCTTGTCATCTTCCAGTGGAGTTAGAGCATCGAGCTTATTGGGCTACTAAGTTTCTGAACTTTGATTTAAAGATAGCCGGTGAAAAACGTCTCCTCCAATTAAATGAGTTAGAAGAGTTTAGATTGGACGCCTATGAGAATGCCAAAATATACAAAGAAAGAACCAAAAGGTGGCATGATAAgcatattttaaagaaagactTCAAAGAAGGTGATCAAGTGTTGTTTTTCAACTCAAGACTAAGGCTTTTTCCAGGAAAACTTAAGTAAAGGTGGTCCGgtccttttaaaatcttaaaggtATTTCCTCATAGGGCTATTAAGGTGTGGAGTGAAAATTCTGGAACATTTAAGGTCAATGGGCAGAGGTTGAAGCCATATTTTGTTGGTGACCAAGTGAAGGTGGAGGTGTCTCAACCACTGTCCAATCCCCCAACTTAAGTCTCACAATTGGTCAAGCTAAAGACCATAAATTAGCGCTCTTGGAAGGcaacccaagtttttcttctcttaaagaattttcttttagtttgttgataaataattttccccacatttagtttaaaattgttctttttgtttatttcaggtTGATTTTGGAATGTCTAGCAATTGGAGTACAAGTATGGACATGAAGagtattttcaagttaaaagggACAATGTTTGCATTTTCATCCAATTTCATCACATGAGCTTATACTGAGCTAGggagttttcatctttttcttcttctcttatccATGTTTagttatgttttctttattacATGTTGAATAAACATTGAGGATAATGTTTGTCTTAAGTGTGGGGGGGAGtctttaatgttaattttgcaattttattttcaattcttagattaggtttattttatattttttatgcggtttttattttcagttttaaattaaGCCCACATTTGTTTATCCCTTCTTTGATTTTGGactaaattttgcaaattcacTTTTAGTTCCTTAAAAGACACATTTGTGAAAATGTTTTCAGGTGATATGAATGATTAGAGCACCTTTGGCAATCGAACCCACTTTTTATTCGTAAAAGGCAAAGAGTGTTGAGACATTCATGATTGGTGATAGAGTTACGATTGTTGCATTTGTTGTTCAGAGTTTGTTGTGCATGTGGTCATTTTTTTTCGAAATTGTTTTGCTTACTTAGAGAGGGCTTATTCGTGCTTAGACATATTTTCTAGTCTCTCACGAGTTCTAGAACTTGTCACTCAATCTTTCGAGGCGAAATAAAAGTTGTATGCATTGATAAGGGATATGATATAGGCATTTCTTTGATTCTTTGTACACCCTAAATTGCCTTATTCTCTTAGCTAacctttataaatatttaatctctTGTTAGCCCATCGAGccatttttatttgtgttttatttacaaccttttgcattttctttgttttaacccTTAATCACCCACATagctaataaatatattaaacataccctttacatgagttatattattaatgagatGAGTGGATTTGCATGTGATTTTTAGATCAATTGAAAaggaagaatgaagaaaaatgagaaagtcATGGCATTATCATTCTATATGCCCCATGTACAAAGAAATAAGTTTGAGGGATTTTGagagaattatatatattcatacacatagtaaaaacaaaaaaaaaaagatatctgaaaaaaaaaagaaaaaaaaacatatgagaaaaaaaaaagagaggaaaagaaaatagaaaaaaaaatctcttcacatattattagtgcaatttatattcacatttcttctctattctttattttgtaatCATGTAGATCTTTACTTCCCCATTAATAGTATACTCATGTTCATTTGTTAACTCACTTATCCCTTTATTCTTGAACCCATACCCCTAGC
The genomic region above belongs to Mangifera indica cultivar Alphonso chromosome 15, CATAS_Mindica_2.1, whole genome shotgun sequence and contains:
- the LOC123197479 gene encoding uncharacterized protein LOC123197479: MVNAKLDALTKKFERLDMKVVRTSSCENCGGDHANFEYQMGTHYAHEPTNEQVNFLNYNQRRQGNPYSNTYNPGWRNHPNFAWSNQANTSNPNQNFRQPPPRFQARNTNPQPLHHPQPPQEQKSNLELMIANFILAQKQKANAQDEAIRQLTAKVDQLATHNKMLEVQLGQQASTSNSREMEKLPSQPQNPREHCKDVEKSSEEDTLEKKVEGNIQEAPEKQVPSKTYSTPLPFPQRFQKAKLDQQFGKFLDVFKQIHLNVPLMEAITQMKLEEFEMVALSEECSAILQNKLPPKLKDPGSFSIPCVVGKESFEKALCDLGASISLLSLSICRRLELGELKPTTVTLQLADRSIKYPSAIMENVLIKVGKFYIPIDFMVLEIEEDIQVPLILGRPFLATAGAIIDVKNGKLTFEITEEKVEFNVFRMSKQPNIVNSCCRVDIIDDCVKEVFIKKYPEDPLESCIIHGTLIKDENMEIAAYAQLMEANPKATPILNFKYEELETGNRSLLSLKAEDATKIDLKPLPANLRYAFLRPNSTYPVIINVELNDDQEDKLLRELRAYRKIIGYNIYDIKGISPTICMHRIHMLDDFKPTIEHQRKLNLIMKEVVRNEVIKLLDAGIIYPISNSS